From Nocardia sp. NBC_00416:
GCTGACGCCCTGCGCTGCCGCATCTCACCAGAAGGTCGGGGTAATGGAGCCCGGTACCGGCAGCTCGCCTACCCTTGGCCGGCCGCGGACGGATGGCACGAAGGCGCGACTTCATCAGTGAACAGGTCGCAGTCGCGCCGGAGAGAATGGCCGGCGCGGCAGCCCAGGTCTCGGCGAACCGGGCCTGCCATCGGTTGTCCCGGACTCTGATCAGTCTGCTGTGGGCCTCGCGATGGTCAGAACCATCGGGCCAAGAGGGTGGCCGGACCATCCTCGGCAACCGGTGGACAGACTTCGTCGGCCACGGCGCGCACGACCTCGGGCGCATGGCCCATGGCCACCCCGTGAGCTGCCCAGGCGAGCATTTCCAGATCGTTGACACCGTCGCCCACCGCGAGGGTCCCGTTCGCCGGAGCGCCGAGCTGGACGGCGCAGATCGTGCCGTCGATATCCAGCGCAACCAGCTCCGGCCGAAAACGCAGCGGGAATCACATCGACAACCATAGGCAATAGCCTGCAGCGCAACGATTCTCGGGACCAAACGCAGCGATCGGCACCAAGGGGTCACCGCCACCGCCGACCATCCTGCACCACGACGGGCACGCCGACTCGATCCAGGGCTACACGGCTGGTGCGACAACATACGAGCCGGGCGACAGGTTCGGCACGCGGCGACGACGACCTGTCCTCGAGCTACCTCCAACCCCTAACCAAAACCTAATGAAGCCCAACTTAGGACTTAGGACCAAGGCCGAGTAACGCAGCCCGAACCCCTCGCGCCATCACTCACGTGCACCAGATCTACCCCTTAGCTCCCGAGCTGACCTAGATACCCTGGCCAGTTGCCGAGCAAACCCTAACCCTAAGGATGTTAGCCTTAGGGTTTAGCGCAGAGGAGCCCTGAGATGCATCCTGCCCCGCCGCCCGACCTGGAAGGTCTGCGGAAAAAGCTCCTTGACGGTGACAGTCGGCTCATCAACGGTTTGTTTGCCGCACCGGGAGCCTCTGATCTCTATTTACCTTGGGATAAACTTCGCTACAAGAAACCACCAGAAGGCATGACCCATGAAGAGTGGTGGTTGGTCACAAAGATAGCAAGAACGGGGATGCGACGCCCCGTTCCTTTACAGGATATCGACGGATCTTCGTTCGCCTACGCACTACCGGATGAGGTGCTCAGGCTTCTCGATGAAATAACACAGCGCGCGAGTGGACAAATCGCCGCTCCAGAACAAGTCACGAATCCGACGACCCGAAATCGGTATGTCGTGAGCTCGTTGATCGAAGAAGCCATCACTTCCAGCCAGCTCGAAGGCGCATCCACAAGCCGTAAGGATGCAAAGAATATGATCAGGTTCGGGACTCGGCCTCGCACCCGTAGCGAACAGATGATCCTGAACAACTACAACGCGATGCTGTTCGTTCGCGAAAATCAGAAAGAAGAGTTCAGTCCCGAGATTATTTGCGAACTACACAGAATAGTTACCGACGACACTCTCGACGACCCCGATTCTGCGGGAAAGATTCAAAGCGATCCGGACCCGGCTGATCGCGTAAAGGTGTACGGCAGAGATGAAGAGATCCTTCACATTCCCCCGCCCGTAGAGCAGCTCCCTGGGCGTTTGCAGCGATTGTGCGACTTCGCCAACGAAAAAGACGACAACAGTGGATACGTCCCGCCGGTCGCAAGGGCGTTGATAATACACTTCATGGCCGGCTACGACCATTACTTCGAGGACGGTAACGGAAGGACTGCTCGCGCGCTTTTCTACTGGAGCATGCTCAAGCAAGGCTACTGGCTCACCGAATACCTGACGATCTCCAAGATTCTGAAGAAGGCCCCCGCGAAGTACGCCCGATCCTTCCTGCTGAGCGAACAAGACGAAGGCGACCTGACATACTTCATCATCTATCATCTCGAAGTCATCAGTCGTGCCCTGCATGAACTAGACGACTATCTCGCCAGAAAAGCAGAGGAAGTACGCGAGACACGCGTGGCCCTGTCTCCTTCTGGCATCTTCAATCATCGCCAACTCGCTCTCATCGAATATGCGATCCGGAACCATACCGGGGAAGTCACTGTACATTCCCACATGAGAAGCCATGCCGTCGCAGAGCAGACGGCCAGGAACGATCTCGTCGACCTCGAGAATCGAGGCTTGCTCAATCGGAGCAAGGTGGGGCGGACGTTCGTCTGGTCTCCAGTGGCGAATCTCCCGAAGAAACTCAACCGCAACTGATCGAACGTGAACGCAACCGCCAGTTGAAATTCGATGCCCGGAGCGTGGCCGGGTCGACTCTGCTCGGCGGTCGCCACGCTGGTGGAGCGGACCAGCCGGTTCACGGCCCTGGTGGCGCTGCCCGACGGCATCGAACCGAGCGGGTGACACCCCACCTGACACGTTTCCTACTCGGGTTGCCCGCGCCGATGCGGTGCACCCTGGCCTGGGATCGCGGCCGCGAAATCGCCATCGATCGATGGACAGGCAGGCGCTGCGAGACTTCGCCAGCGAGCGGCACAAGGAGTTGTCTCCCAAGTTCTAAGGTCAGTGTGTGGATCGATCGGGGATGCTTTCGAGAAGTTCGGGGGTGGCCGACGGCGCCGCCTATCTGTCACCGAAGGTCGCCGCGCGAGTCGTTGCCCACCTGGCGAACTCCGGGCCGCGATCGGTGGCCGACGGCCGGGCGAGCGCCCGAACCCGGGTCGAAGCGCTCACCGTGCGGGAGCGGCAGGTCTTGGCTCTGCTCGGCGCCGGTCTGACCAACCGGCAGATCGCGCGCCGGTTGACCGTGGTGGAGGGGACGATCAAAGCTCATGCGAGTTCGATCCTGGCCACGCTCGGCGTCGACAACCGCGCGGCCGCTGCGGTCGTGGCCTACGAGGCCGGTGTCGCCGCGTCGGATACCGCCTCGCACAACCGGCTCCGCTGATCTCACCACAGCCAGCAGCGCACCGACCGTGCAGGCACCGAGCACACAACCCGCGAGCACATCGTGCGGGTAGTGGACCCCCGCCGCCACCCGCGATACCACTGCCACGGCCATCAACGCCACCACCGGAACAGCCGACCTGCGCCACGTGACCACCAGCCCCACAGCCAGGCCCGCCGCAAGAGTTGCGTGATTGCTGGGAAAAGACCAATCACCGGCCGGCGGGCAAGAGGCGACCTCGACCGCCGAACGCACTGCGCGGCACGGTCGTTCCTCATCGACCACCAACTTCACAGCCTCACTGATCACATATGCCCCGACCGTGCCCAGTGCCGTCGCCCCGGTCGCCACTACCAGCGGCCACTGCCGGCCTCGGAAACCCGACCACCCCGACCGCGCCCACAGCACGCCCAGAACCAGCAGGCACCCCTCCCCGAACAACTCCACCAACCGCACCAGCGTCGGGGAGGAATCGAAGGCACCGGCCAGACCCCGATACATCGACACCGAAGGCCCCTCGGTGATCTCGACCGGACCCGGCTGCCCCAAACCTCCTGGGGACAGCCACACCACAACCACCCCACCGGCCAACACCACCAGTACCGCGACAAACAACCACCGGCCCATCTCGGCCCACACTCTCATTCGCATGACGAATGACGTTAAGAGCGGCAACTACCCACCGCATCGCCCGAACGACCACCCATCCGATATGACCATCGTCAGGGTTGACCACCCCGAAGACCCGGCATCCACAACCGAGGTTGCTGAATGACTTTCGAATAACGATGCGAACACCGTGTAGACGTAGACGTCGTGGCTACGGGCCCATCCGGGCCGCGGGCGGCAGTTCGGCGTCCGCGGCAACGGGCCAGGTGAGAGGACTACCCAGCCGGGTGAGAATGGCCAGTTGTTCTAGGCACCACGGGGAGATCGGTGCCAGCGTGGTGGCGGCCTGCGTGGCGAAGTCGTCCCAATCGAGCCAACAGGCCGTCGATACCTCGGCTGGGTTCGGGGTGGGCGAGCTATCGACGATCGCTCGGTAGACGGGGCACAGCTCGTACTCGACGGTCCCGTCGAACATGACTGCGCGATATCTGAATGTGGGCACGACGAGATCGATTTCGGCGGTGCGAAGGCCGAGTTCGTCCGATAGTCGCCGCCGAACCGCGTCCGGAAGCGGCTCGCCGGGCGCGGGATGACCGCAAGCACTGTTGGTCCACACGCCCGGCCAGGTCTTCTTGTCGGTCGCGCGCTGTGTGGCCAGAAAGCGCCCGTCCTGTCCGAAGACATAGCAGGAGAACGCAAGGTGCAGCGGGGTGTGATCGGTGTGGACTCCAGCTTTCGGTGCGGTGCCGATGGCATAACCGGACTCGTCCAGGAGCACGACGCGCTCCTCGAGAGGGGGCGCTTCTACCATCACTGATCCCGTCGGACGGCGGCCTGGGTCAGGAGGCGAAGCCTGACAGTAGCGGTCCCGGCGGGCAGTGCGGCAAACGCGGACTGTGCACGCAGGTCGGCCTGCTGCCGCGTCCAGTCCAGGGCTCCACAGGCCTCCACGAACCGCGTGGCTCGCGCCACGTCGGCAGTAGTCATCGGCCCATCGGATCGATACAGCTCGCGCAGGTCGGCGGCCTCCGGGCAACCCGAATCCAAGGCCGCTACCACCGGCAGCGACCGTTTGCGCCGGGCCAGGTCGTTACCGACCGGCTTGCCGGTCACGGCCGTATCACCCACGATCCCGAGCACATCATCGGTGAACTGGAATGCCGCACCCAGTTCACGGCCGAAGTGGTCGAACGCGGCTACGGTGTCGGCGTCGGCGTCGGCGCACAGCGCACCCAGTGCGCACGCGCAGCCCATCAGCGAACCGGTCTTCCCCAGCACCATCCGCATGTACTCGCCCGCCTCGACAGTCGGGCGGGACTCGAACATCAAGTCCTCGTATTGACCCCGGCACATCTCCACTGTGGCTGCCTCGACTCGGCCCACCGCTTCGGCGACCGACGCAGTCGGCAGGTTCAGCAGCATCCGGATCGTCATCGCGTGCATCGCGTCCCCCAGCACGAGGGCCGCATCGCTGCCCCACACTCGCCACACGGTGGCTCGGCCGTGCCGCATCTCGTCGGCGTCCATCACATCGTCGTGAACCAGGGTGAAGTTGTGCAGCATCTCGATCGCCGCGGCAGCCGCCACAGCTGTCGACTCCGCGCCCCCGCAGGCGGCCGTGACGGCGAACACGAGGGCCGCCCGCAGCCCTTTACCTGATCGTCCTCGAGTCGGGTGCCCTGTCTCGTCCCACCAGCCGAAGTGATAACCGGCCATGAGGCGCAAGGGATCCGGCAACTGTTCGACAGCCTCTCGCAGCGCCGGGTCGCACGACGTCCGCGCCTCGGCGAATATTTCTCCGGGATGGAGGTCCGCTGGCACTGGGCGAGGACCTTTGGTGGCGGCCGGCGAATCGCCGATCACCACCGTGGCGCTGCGGGCCGTGGCCGGATTCCGACCGGTCATACAGCGGTGTCCCGTCCGGTGGCCGGGGCGAGTCGCCGCGTTGTGGCTATCGATGCCGCGTACCCGCTGTCGCGCCGGTCGCGGTGCTGGATGGTGCGCGATGTGGTGCGGATCAACTGAATGCGGCCCTGTGTGTGGCGATCTCGCGGAATCCCCAATCGGCGACGTGGGTGGGCACGCTTCGGCTGTAACGGGCTGCTTCGGGATCGTAGCGACCGGACTTGTTGCGGTAGAGGAGTTCGAGGCCGGCGATGACGCTCTCCATGTCAGCGATGTGCTGCACCGTCCCGGTCCGGGTAGCTGCGTCCACCTTCATGAGATCGAGGAGCGCGGGAATACGACCTTTGGCAGTGAGGTAGTTGTCCAGGGCATGTTGAATGAGTCGGCGTACCTCGACATTCGCCTCGTCGTGGGAGGCGCCACCGCGTTCGAGCAGTATCACGGTGCTGTAGGTGCCACCGATCTGATCACGCTCACGATAGGCGGAGAAGACATCGTTGATCATGACCGCGACGTCGGCCAGAGCGTCGTGCATGCGCCGGAACTCGACCGTCTCCGAGATGGATACAGGCAGCTCCCACCCGCGCATCAGGGCATTCCAGTCGAACATCATCTGGATGCCGACATCCGCGCGACGCCGAGACAGCAGAGTGGGAATATCCAGGGGTGTACCCAGCGCGTGGTCGATGGACTGTTGCTGGATTGCGGTGAAGAACAGGCGGGTACTCTCGCGCAGCCGCCCGAGCCAGACAGGGCCGGCGCCGGTGGCGGCAACACGGCGCATGATATCGGACAGCGCATCGCAGAACTGCACACCGGGATGGGGGTTGGTGCCGGGCACGGCGTAGAGCACGTCCAGGACCATGTCGAGGATGACGTGGACGACGTGGGGCGCCTCGAAGCCGGTGGTCACGTCGAATTGGTCGTCGAGCAGGGTCAGGTAGGCGTTCCAGTCGGCCAGCAGATCGATGGCGTCACCGTCGGCGTCGGGATAGAAGCAGCCGACGACATTCTCGAAGTTCCAGCTGTCCAGGCGGGCCCGCTCGGCATCGGTGTTCACGAGCCGCATTCGGCCGGCCCAGTCGACCACGTGCTTGCGCGCCCGGGCGGCGGGCCGGTAACGAGTGGGAAACGGCAGGGGGACCGGGGCCCTGCGGGCCGCCTCCCCCGCGGCAACGGCACTGTCATCAGCGATATGGGTCATGTCTTACTCCGATCCCGATGAGTCGGTGGAATGAGGGTGCGGCGGGGCGGGACGCGGCGTCGCTCCCGGCGCGCGAGTGTGCAGGGCGGCGGTCGAATCGGACCGAGTAGTCACCGGCCGCCACCCTCCGTGCCGGGAGTTACACCCTTCTCGACTTCACTGTCCATATGTGCGAACGCGCTGCCTGTACCAGGACAGTGCACGAAGAAAGTCGGCATGCTGGAAGTCGGGCCAGGTCACTGGGCAGAAGTAGTACTCGGTGTAGGCGGTCTGCCAGGGCATGAAGCCGGACAGGCGCTGCTCGCCGGAGGTGCGGATGACCAGGTCCGGATCGGGCTGGCCCATGGTATCCAGATGCCGGGCGATATCCGCGGGGTCGACGTGCTGTATCAGGTCGTCCAAGCTGCCTGCCGCGCGATGTGCCACGAGCATTCTCTGAACACTGCGCGCGATCTCATCGTGACCACCATAGGCAACGGCGATATTCGCCGTCGGGCCGACGACCTGCTCGGTGTCGTCTGCGGCCCGAAACAATGCCTCGGTCCATCGCGCCGGCAATCGTTCCGGTACACCGAGGTAGCGAATACGCCACCGCTGTGTCGCGGCGATAGCCTGTGCCGTACTGACGATCACCCGGAGCAGGTCGTCGAGTTCGGTGTCGGGCCGGCGCAGGTTTTCGGTGGACAGGGGCCACAGGGTGACGACCTCGAGGTCGGCGATGTCCCGACACCAGGTGAGCAGGTCCAGGACCCGATCTCCCCCGTGCTGGTATCCCTTCGAGGTGCTGCGGCCATGGCTACGGGCCCAACGTCGATTGCCGTCCAGGATGACGGCCAGATGCCGGAGCACCCCGCTTTCCGGTGGGTAATCGGATGCAGCGGTGGGCTGTGTCTCTATCAGCGGGTCCATCGTGGCCTACGTTTCTTTTCCGGCCGGACAGCCGACGGACTTTCGTCCTTCGGGGAATGGCCGATCGGCTTGCAGTGGTGGTCGATGGACGTCACCCGACGGGGTGTGGGTGCGGGACGTGACACGCATCCGCAGGCCCGAGGGGTGCAGGGCTACAGCCGCAGCAGGGCGGACCTGCTGGCCGGGGACCGGGTCCAGGCGCCAGCGGGCGGTCATGGTGGCGAGGGCGAGGACTGCCTCGGTGAGAGCGAACTGGTCGCCGACGCATTTGCGGGCGCCTCCGCCGAACTGGATCGACGCGTTACGTGGTGGCGCCGCGGCCTGAGCCCACCGGTCGGGGTCGAAACGCTCGGGGTCGGTGAAGACCTCTGGCCGATGGTGGATGAGATAGGGGCTGACCACAACAGTCGTTCCGGGGGATACCGGGTATCCGCCGAGGTGGGTGTCGGCGGTGACGGTACGGGTGAGGATCCATCCCGGCGGATACAGTCGGAGGGTCTCGGTCACGACGCGGCTCGTCAGCTCCAGTTTCGGCAAGTGCTCGAATCCGGCCGGAGCCCCTGCAAGTACCGCATCCACCTCTGCGTGAACCCGATCTCGTATGCCGGGGTTGCCGGCCAGCAGGTGCAGTGCCCAGGTCAGGGTATTGGCGGTGGTCTCCCACCCTGCGCCGAAAAGTGTGATGACCTGGTCTCTGATATCGGTGTCGGTCAGGGTTGCGTTTCTCTCCGATGTGCTTTCGTCGCGGGCGTCCAACAGCATCGACAGGAAATCGCCGTGGTCGGCGCCATCGGCCCGGCGCTCAGCGATGATGTCGCCGACGATCTGGCGCAGGCGGTCGCATGCGCGGCGGTAGCGGCGGTTGCCGGGTGTGGGAAGCCGGTCCAGCAGCCGTGGGGTGATCAACCGCCGGAACATTTCCTCGGTGATCGTGGTGAGATCGTCAGCGGCGCGACGGGCGGCCTCGGATGAGAGACCCTGGGAGAACATCGTCTCCATCGCGATCGCCATGGTGAGCTCGGCCATCTCCGCCGGTACATCCAAAACCTGGCCATCGTGCCAGCGGCTGGTGAAAGCAGCGGTATGGGCGGTCATCATCTGCGCGTACCCGGCAAGGCGCTCGCGACGGAAGGCGGGCTGGACGAGTTTGCGCTGCCGCCGGTGCAGATCATGCGGACAGGTGAGCAGGCCGTCGCCGAGCAACTCCCCTACCCGGTCGATGAGGAACCCGCCCTTGTCGAAAGTGCGGTCGTCCCGAAACACCTCGGCGGCCAGCTCCGGGCTGCAGACCACGACCACGCGGCCGGGGCCGAGGCGGATCTGGACCAGGTCACCGTAGGCGGGCAGGGAGGTCAGCAACGCGAGCGGATCACGGAGCAGTGGCACAACATGACCGAGCAGCGGCAGTCCGCCGGGCGCCTGCGGAATCACCTCTGATGCTGTCATGACTGCTCTTCGGTGAACTGGAAAATTCTGTCACCACCGGAATCTCGACGCTTCGTCGGCCGGAACCTCATGCCCGGGCTGCGCGATTGTCGCGGATCACACCGGAAGTGGCCGGAGGCGGGTCGGGGTTGGCATATGTACATAAAAACCCTTGAGAGCACGGGAAATAGCAATCCAAACCGCACGTCCGGTTCTCGGGCACACTCAATCACATCTCCCGAGCACACCCGACCATGGGCTTCCCAATCCTGGGATGATGCCCCGTGACTGATGTCACCGACATTCAGGCCTTGGTTGCCAGCGAATTGCCCCTTCTAGGCGGTGAATCCGAGTGCTGCTGGGCGGGTGGGGAAGTTGCGACGGTGATGTCGGAGGTCATCGGCTGGTGCCGCGCTGTTCGTGCGCGGGGTGCTGGTGCCGCAGGATGGTTCTGGCCAGGGCAGCGGGTGTTCTCGTAGTCGTGTCGACGGTCATGTCGTAGGTGTAGCCGTGGTCGTGAACGGTATGTAAGTGACCGCGCGCCAGACCAATCGGGTGGCGTCGGTCCTGTTCTCGCTGTTCAGCGACGGCCAACGGGCAGGTGACGCCGACGAGCTGGACATCCAGGCCGGCCAGGGCGTCCATCCAGATCGGCAACAAGTCTGGGGTCAGGAGCATCTCGTCGATGACCAGATCGTCGCCGCCGCGCGCGAATGCGGCGGCTGCGGCGCATGCGGAGTGCAGCATGCGCCGCCCGACGTGGCCGTAGCGGATGACCACGACCGGGTGACCGTCGGCGTCGTGGCCGCTGCGGTCATACCAGAATCCGTCGCGGCTGAGCGGGCCGTCGCGTCCACCGCCCCAGTTCGGTGGCGCCAGGCCGAACAGGGTGTCGATTCCCCAGTAGACGAACGGGGTATCGCTCTCGTCCTGGATAGCGCGGGCAAGGGTGGTCTTGCCTGAACTCGATATCCCGTTGAGGAGGATTACTCGACTTGGGAGTCCTGTGTTCGGCATCCGACCACACTATCCAGCCGCTCAGTGTGCGCACCGGGTTCAGCCTTTCGATCCAGCAACCGGATCACCGGGAGATGACTTCGTCATGCTTACCCGGCAGAGACACTCCGGCGATTCGTGACCAGGTCAATCAGAGGACGGTGGAGCCCACAGAGTAGGGCTCAGCAGTGAGGTTTGCTCGATGGGGACCAAGCCGTCGTCA
This genomic window contains:
- a CDS encoding HAD family hydrolase, whose product is MRFRPELVALDIDGTICAVQLGAPANGTLAVGDGVNDLEMLAWAAHGVAMGHAPEVVRAVADEVCPPVAEDGPATLLARWF
- a CDS encoding Fic family protein — translated: MHPAPPPDLEGLRKKLLDGDSRLINGLFAAPGASDLYLPWDKLRYKKPPEGMTHEEWWLVTKIARTGMRRPVPLQDIDGSSFAYALPDEVLRLLDEITQRASGQIAAPEQVTNPTTRNRYVVSSLIEEAITSSQLEGASTSRKDAKNMIRFGTRPRTRSEQMILNNYNAMLFVRENQKEEFSPEIICELHRIVTDDTLDDPDSAGKIQSDPDPADRVKVYGRDEEILHIPPPVEQLPGRLQRLCDFANEKDDNSGYVPPVARALIIHFMAGYDHYFEDGNGRTARALFYWSMLKQGYWLTEYLTISKILKKAPAKYARSFLLSEQDEGDLTYFIIYHLEVISRALHELDDYLARKAEEVRETRVALSPSGIFNHRQLALIEYAIRNHTGEVTVHSHMRSHAVAEQTARNDLVDLENRGLLNRSKVGRTFVWSPVANLPKKLNRN
- a CDS encoding LuxR C-terminal-related transcriptional regulator, producing MLSRSSGVADGAAYLSPKVAARVVAHLANSGPRSVADGRASARTRVEALTVRERQVLALLGAGLTNRQIARRLTVVEGTIKAHASSILATLGVDNRAAAAVVAYEAGVAASDTASHNRLR
- the idi gene encoding isopentenyl-diphosphate Delta-isomerase; this translates as MVEAPPLEERVVLLDESGYAIGTAPKAGVHTDHTPLHLAFSCYVFGQDGRFLATQRATDKKTWPGVWTNSACGHPAPGEPLPDAVRRRLSDELGLRTAEIDLVVPTFRYRAVMFDGTVEYELCPVYRAIVDSSPTPNPAEVSTACWLDWDDFATQAATTLAPISPWCLEQLAILTRLGSPLTWPVAADAELPPAARMGP
- a CDS encoding polyprenyl synthetase family protein, with the translated sequence MPADLHPGEIFAEARTSCDPALREAVEQLPDPLRLMAGYHFGWWDETGHPTRGRSGKGLRAALVFAVTAACGGAESTAVAAAAAIEMLHNFTLVHDDVMDADEMRHGRATVWRVWGSDAALVLGDAMHAMTIRMLLNLPTASVAEAVGRVEAATVEMCRGQYEDLMFESRPTVEAGEYMRMVLGKTGSLMGCACALGALCADADADTVAAFDHFGRELGAAFQFTDDVLGIVGDTAVTGKPVGNDLARRKRSLPVVAALDSGCPEAADLRELYRSDGPMTTADVARATRFVEACGALDWTRQQADLRAQSAFAALPAGTATVRLRLLTQAAVRRDQ
- a CDS encoding terpene synthase family protein; this translates as MTHIADDSAVAAGEAARRAPVPLPFPTRYRPAARARKHVVDWAGRMRLVNTDAERARLDSWNFENVVGCFYPDADGDAIDLLADWNAYLTLLDDQFDVTTGFEAPHVVHVILDMVLDVLYAVPGTNPHPGVQFCDALSDIMRRVAATGAGPVWLGRLRESTRLFFTAIQQQSIDHALGTPLDIPTLLSRRRADVGIQMMFDWNALMRGWELPVSISETVEFRRMHDALADVAVMINDVFSAYRERDQIGGTYSTVILLERGGASHDEANVEVRRLIQHALDNYLTAKGRIPALLDLMKVDAATRTGTVQHIADMESVIAGLELLYRNKSGRYDPEAARYSRSVPTHVADWGFREIATHRAAFS
- the uppS gene encoding polyprenyl diphosphate synthase, which encodes MDPLIETQPTAASDYPPESGVLRHLAVILDGNRRWARSHGRSTSKGYQHGGDRVLDLLTWCRDIADLEVVTLWPLSTENLRRPDTELDDLLRVIVSTAQAIAATQRWRIRYLGVPERLPARWTEALFRAADDTEQVVGPTANIAVAYGGHDEIARSVQRMLVAHRAAGSLDDLIQHVDPADIARHLDTMGQPDPDLVIRTSGEQRLSGFMPWQTAYTEYYFCPVTWPDFQHADFLRALSWYRQRVRTYGQ
- a CDS encoding cytochrome P450, whose product is MTASEVIPQAPGGLPLLGHVVPLLRDPLALLTSLPAYGDLVQIRLGPGRVVVVCSPELAAEVFRDDRTFDKGGFLIDRVGELLGDGLLTCPHDLHRRQRKLVQPAFRRERLAGYAQMMTAHTAAFTSRWHDGQVLDVPAEMAELTMAIAMETMFSQGLSSEAARRAADDLTTITEEMFRRLITPRLLDRLPTPGNRRYRRACDRLRQIVGDIIAERRADGADHGDFLSMLLDARDESTSERNATLTDTDIRDQVITLFGAGWETTANTLTWALHLLAGNPGIRDRVHAEVDAVLAGAPAGFEHLPKLELTSRVVTETLRLYPPGWILTRTVTADTHLGGYPVSPGTTVVVSPYLIHHRPEVFTDPERFDPDRWAQAAAPPRNASIQFGGGARKCVGDQFALTEAVLALATMTARWRLDPVPGQQVRPAAAVALHPSGLRMRVTSRTHTPSGDVHRPPLQADRPFPEGRKSVGCPAGKET
- a CDS encoding chloramphenicol phosphotransferase CPT family protein — translated: MPNTGLPSRVILLNGISSSGKTTLARAIQDESDTPFVYWGIDTLFGLAPPNWGGGRDGPLSRDGFWYDRSGHDADGHPVVVIRYGHVGRRMLHSACAAAAAFARGGDDLVIDEMLLTPDLLPIWMDALAGLDVQLVGVTCPLAVAEQREQDRRHPIGLARGHLHTVHDHGYTYDMTVDTTTRTPAALARTILRHQHPAHEQRGTSR